A window of the Oncorhynchus masou masou isolate Uvic2021 chromosome 13, UVic_Omas_1.1, whole genome shotgun sequence genome harbors these coding sequences:
- the LOC135552976 gene encoding uncharacterized protein LOC135552976 isoform X4 produces the protein MIDLSHLTEEEQSMIMTVLKRDEELKKAEEERIKQLQKTSAPVDSRLKYLTGEWFYEAKSLRHREKIHGSEVILASMKQRKAGSLDGFLSRPRAVSGKVSDITPPPKPARLLEAPTQPTQPQKNSKSLNVSDAEKERLNSVVQSPARPKHNPFNRASLIIEVENTEKQSNGNQETEKASEAEPLSPLIILMTADSTSHNSAGSATSEGSSLGFRPVPKKITILSRHSQSSLTGSNVSIPGLQGHPAGSKVIAPASQGSLQHGSSCGSNQSSQGALDVQSQKMYPTPISELQNNATPVSPSSQQLKTLSHHSHKPLKPLTLVSSNTDFERAKEAHERERRAEPSDNSLVRHLVRTPSHLRETENSKVPLRPLSEPKPLRLLNLRPATHSDNDRHTDTSYTGHQKSEGSDGLIQREFVSEGPPQGRERSDGSFSKPLSIPLSPSSELTAPTHHQPSQHAAFQLIEMQNEEVIRTRNVDTAIRQEDPSLPPTTVDQWKHHDLHNSGDKPDKHVHKKTVNHKPASKSAPRSPQPTAEQGDSISKVLEWFSRSTDSNDWLKTESDQPDMEEDVINSVKTDTDDRPTFESRSQQTERKAPEVKRKLLHVDPSLDMQSIGGGVSVCLTPEVKDGSQSESSMDQPTDQSPLNTLRSYQLKSEGLRAAYWKEFKQVMLDREEDVIDRQENVKKGSGPPAKAVGPQFATQEVKQKEVQDENQPPKITHLKSFWEKGNTGPKILISRSIIDKRQKPMEKERALAEKSHRTVAVPESNGVEGSLRKNLRDEKGDEQLNLDTQQSTASRDMRSVQPSVSPYKQEVYRPQNSVVIAPSIEIRTLPTWDDSYTHGAQSEEDNLTLTEEDLRRSPMTVDRRSSQAEILYLSRLHPQPDTLSQSRLSPEYQRFSPSTLSPQPELLIQPTVNPQPVKLSPAIPKPQPEMPSRARSKPSPSPLPELLSQPTNSRDSEKFRHKVGKESEQFSPKTQQSNVNIQSSVSTKKQDYTIKDQGNSPHTLKQVPPQQDSKAYRIKQLKSFWEQEKNRPIFYTGKSKEAGDASVTQIPSSAIEKLNKRYTKSEFDLRSICNESDGDHEGDSNLSSDRKIQNFTVFTMDQRLEKSSPSLGAKRSQFKNLCNFWGEATSNNRGPISSDELKSPKNKEPMDAQNSILELKQCVDPDFYSKSAPSQPQKVSATLPLDESQLKKTSSPSSPSPLPSFVRGNKDREHQSRSKSIELGSGAMIDTKEHQSKSRSVEVGSGAMIDTKPNFPPQISIESEQQRAPGVPQVTRGSERDFTTDKKAPKPQSTSGKESRSHKARKDSFGNSSGSGRASSLQRATSMYTLDMNEEQAQTSMLYPEKTWDISHVQPKRTQGRRQSGDKHAPPGPRRPSKSLDESESLTPRTRVFVPKDYPYYLEFSETSVHTALASAAGPPGAELDLSGGLVRSSTLVDSEERYSRRSSRITQRPLALWSNQGSTDTGRESSLSASEIASSSASETWSNSRTSSNRENNDEDQDPIQKALKRAQARSQNLAKSLEDITASMPPRQERSLAPLDVLRRSSDASTIPSPSSSLYSDPEHLKKMSKSVPSFLQNEVKPQHLYSMRAL, from the exons ATGATAGACCTGAGCCATCTGACGGAGGAGGAACAGTCGATGATCATGACTGTgctgaagagagatgaagagctgaagaaagcagaggaggagaggatcaa GCAGCTGCAGAAAACAAGTGCCCCAGTGGACAGCAGGCTCAAGTACCTGACAGGGGAGTGGTTTTACGAGGCCAAGTCTCTGAGACACCGGGAAAAGATCCATGGCTCCGAAGTAATCCTGGCCTCCATGAAGCAGAGGAAAGCAGGTTCTTTAG ATGGGTTTCTTTCCAGACCCAGAGCAGTCAGCGGTAAAGTCTCAGACATCACCCCCCCTCCAAAACCTGCCAGGCTCCTGGAGGCACCAACACAGCCAACACAGCCCCAGAAGAACAG CAAAAGCCTCAATGTATCagatgcagagaaagagaggctgaaTTCAGTTGTGCAGTCCCCGGCAAGG CCAAAGCACAATCCTTTCAATCGAGCATCCCTTATTATAGAGGTAGAGAATACAGAAAAACAGTCCAATGGAAATCAAGAGACTGAGAAAGCATCTGAAGCAG agcccttaTCTCCCCTGATCATTCTCATGACAGCAGACTCCACCAGTCACAACTCAGCAGGCTCTGCCACCTCCGAGGGGTCCTCTCTAGGATTCAGGCCCGTGCCCAAGAAAATAACCATCCTCTCCCGGCACTCGCAGAGCTCTCTCACGGGCAGTAATGTCTCCATTCCTGGGCTGCAGGGTCATCCAGCTGGGTCAAAGGTCATCGCCCCTGCCTCTCAGGGAAGTCTCCAACATGGCTCCAGCTGTGGCTCAAACCAGTCTAGCCAGGGGGCTTTGGACGTTCAGTCACAGAAAATGTATCCAACTCCCATCTCTGAGTTACAGAACAATGCAACTCCAGTATCTCCCTCCAGTCAACAACTGAAAACTTTGAGTCACCACTCCCACAAGCCACTGAAGCCTTTAACCCTAGTCTCCTCCAATACTGATTTTGAGAGAGCGAAAGAGGCccatgaaagagagaggagagcagagccctCAGATAACTCACTTGTCAGACACCTAGTGAGAACCCCCTCTCATCTTAGGGAAACTGAGAACTCCAAAGTTCCATTGAGGCCCTTGAGTGAGCCAAAGCCTCTCCGACTGTTGAACCTTAGACCAGCCACACACTCTGATaatgacagacacacagatacatccTACACAGGTCATCAGAAGAGTGAAGGTAGCGATGGTCTCATCCAGAGAGAGTTTGTCAGTGAGGGTCCTCCTCAGGGCAGAGAGAGGTCTGATGGTTCATTTTCAAAACCTCTGTCCATACCACTCTCTCCGAGCTCAGAACTAACAGCCCCTACTCACCACCAGCCTTCACAGCATGCAGCCTTTCAACTCATTGAGATGCAGAACGAGGAGGTGATAAGAACCCGCAATGTGGACACCGCAATCAGACAGGAGGACCCTAGTCTGCCTCCAACCACTGTGG ATCAATGGAAACATCATGATCTCCATAACTCTGGGGATAAGCCTGATAAGCATGTTCATAAAAAAACAGTAAACCACAAACCTGCCTCGAAATCAGCCCCTCGTAGTCCCCAGCCCACAGCGGAGCAGGGCGACTCCATTTCTAAAGTCTTAGAGTGGTTCAGCCGCAGCACAGACAGCAACGACTGGCTGAAGACTGAGAGCGATCAACCAGACATGGAGGAAGACGTGATTAACTCTGTGAAAACAGATACAGATGACCGGCCTACCTTTGAGAGCAGATCTCAGCAGACGGAGAGGAAAGCTCCTGAGGTGAAGAGAAAGCTCCTACATGTTGACCCCAGCCTGGATATGCAAAGTATTGGAGGAGGagtgtcagtgtgtttaacaccAGAGGTAAAGGATGGATCTCAGTCGGAATCCTCTATGGATCAACCTACGGACCAGTCACCTTTGAATACATTAAGATCATACCAGCTCAAGTCTGAGGGGCTGAGAGCAGCATATTGGAAGGAGTTCAAGCAAGTGATGTTAGATAGAGAAGAGGATGTGATAGATAGGCAAGAGAATGTGAAGAAGGGCAGTGGCCCTCCAGCCAAGGCTGTTGGACCACAGTTCGCAACACAAGAAGTCAAACAGAAAGAGGTCCAAGATGAGAACCAACCACCCAAAATCACCCACCTGAAGTCCTTCTGGGAGAAGGGCAACACTGGGCCCAAGATACTCATCAGTAGATCAATCATTGACAAAAGACAGAAAccaatggagaaagagagagcactagCAGAGAAGTCTCATAGAACTGTTGCTGTCCCAGAGTCAAACGGTGTGGAGGGGTCTTTGAGGAAGAATCTCAGGGACGAAAAAGGAGATGAACAGTTAAACCTAGATACTCAACAAAGCACTGCTAGTCGAGATATGAGAAGTGTTCAGCCGAGTGTTAGCCCTTACAAACAGGAGGTATACAGACCCCAAAACAGTGTTGTTATTGCTCCCTCTATAGAGATACGTACACTGCCAACCTGGGATGATAGCTACACTCATGGGGCTCAAAGTGAGGAGGACAATTTGACTTTAACTGAAGAAGATCTCAGAAGATCCCCAATGACAGTAGACAGAAGAAGCTCACAGGCAGAAATACTCTACCTAAGTAGACTCCatcctcagcctgacacgctgtCCCAGTCCAGACTCAGCCCAGAATATCAGAGATTCTCCCCATCAACACTCAGTCCTCAGCCTGAATTGCTCATCCAGCCCACAGTCAACCCTCAGCCTGTGAAGCTCTCACCTGCCATACCAAAACCCCAACCTGAAATGCCATCCAGGGCCAGGTCAAAGCCCAGTCCCAGCCCACTGCCTGAACTACTCTCCCAGCCTACAAACAGCCGAGACTCTGAGAAGTTTAGACACAAGGTTGGAAAAGAAAGTGAACAGTTTTCCCCCAAAACTCAGCAAAGCAATGTCAATATACAGTCAAGTGTGTCCACTAAAAAACAAGACTACACCATTAAAGATCAAGGAAATAGCCCACACACCCTGAAACAGGTTCCCCCTCAACAGGACAGCAAAGCATACCGTATAAAGCAGCTCAAGTCCTTCTGGGAGCAGGAGAAGAACAGGCCTATATTTTACACGGGTAAATCAAAAGAAGCAGGCGACGCCAGCGTGACTCAAATTCCATCATCGGCCATAGAAAAGCTGAATAAAAGGTACACCAAGTCTGAGTTTGACCTGAGGTCAATCTGCAACGAATCTGACGGCGACCATGAAGGGGATTCCAACCTTTCCTCTGACAGAAAAATACAGAATTTCACAGTCTTCACGATGGATCAAAGACTGGAGAAGTCGTCCCCAAGCCTCGGTGCCAAACGCTCACAGTTTAAGAATCTCTGCAACTTCTGGGGTGAGGCCACTTCGAATAACAGAGGGCCGATCTCTTCTGACGAACTCAAAAGCCCCAAAAATAAGGAGCCAATGGATGCCCAGAACTCAATACTGGAGTTAAAGCAATGTGTTGACCCTGATTTCTACAGCAAATCTGCCCCCAGCCAACCACAAAAGGTCAGTGCTACACTACCTTTGGATGAGAGCCAGCTCAAGAAAACATCTTCACCATCTTCTCCATCTCCCCTGCCATCTTTTGTCAGGGGGAACAAAGACAGAGAGCACCAGTCAAGGTCTAAATCGATTGAACTGGGTTCAGGAGCTATGATTGACACTAAAGAGCACCAGTCAAAGTCTAGATCAGTTGAGGTGGGATCAGGAGCTATGATTGACACTAAACCCAACTTCCCACCTCAAATCTCCATAGAGTCAGAGCAGCAAAGAGCCCCTGGTGTCCCCCAGGTAACAAGGGGCTCAGAACGGGACTTCACCACAGATAAAAAGGCCCCGAAGCCCCAAAGCACCTCTGGAAAGGAATCTCGGTCTCATAAAGCTAGAAAAGACAGTTTTGGAAACTCAAGTGGAAGTGGACGTGCAAGTTCACTTCAGCGCGCCACCAGTATGTACACATTAGACATGAATGAGGAACAGGCCCAAACTTCTATGTTGTACCCTGAAAAGACATGGGATATTAGTCATGTCCAGCCCAAGAGAACACAGGGTAGACGACAGAGTGGTGACAAGCACGCTCCTCCTGGTCCAAGGAGGCCCTCAAAATCATTGGATGAGTCTGAATCTCTGACCCCTCGCACTCGGGTCTTTGTTCCTAAAGACTACCCCTATTACCTGGAGTTTTCAGAGACCAGCGTCCACACTGCTCTGGCCTCGGCAGCAGGCCCGCCTGGGGCTGAACTTGACCTGAGTGGTGGGCTTGTCAGATCCAGCACCCTAGTGGACTCAGAGGAGCGCTACAGTAGGAGGAGCAGCAGGATAACCCAGCGGCCCCTGGCCCTCTGGTCAAACCAGGGCAGCACTGACACTGGGCGGGAGTCATCATTAAGTGCATCTGAAATAGCATCGAGTAGCGCGTCTGAAACTTGGTCCAACTCCAGGACCAGTTCAAACC GTGAAAATAATGATGAGGATCAAGACCCTATACAGAAGGCATTGAAAAGAGCTCAGGCCCGCTCACAAAATCTGGCCAAAAGTCTTGAGGATATCACAGCATCCATGCCACCAC GACAAGAAAGAAGTCTAGCTCCCCTTGATGTCCTCAGGCGAAGCAGTGATG CATCcaccatcccctctccctcctcatccctctactCTGACCCTGAACATTTGAAGAAGATGAGCAAGTCTGTTCCCTCGTTCCTGCAGAACGAGGTAAAGCCACAACATCTTTATTCCATGCGAGCTCTTTAG